The genomic stretch CGTTTAATTTGTTAGACGTTGCTAAAAATTATTGGATGACTTCACCAAATAAATATAGAGAAGAATTTAAGCATGCTAGATTTCATCATATTTCTACGGATGAAGTATACGGAACATTAGGCAAAGAAGGTCTTTTTACAGAAGAAACTTCGTACGCACCAAATAGTCCATATAGTGCTTCGAAAGCATCATCAGACTTTATGGTTAGAAGTTATTTTCATACTTATGGTTTAAACGTTGTAACTACAAATTGCTCTAATAATTATGGACCAAAACAACATAATGAGAAGTTAATACCAACCATAATAAGGAAAGCAATTTCTGGAGAAAATATTCCTATTTATGGTGACGGAAAAAATATTAGAGATTGGTTATACGTTTTAGATCATTGTAAAGGTATTGATTTGGTTTTAGAAAACGGAAGAGCTGGAGAAACGTATAATATTGGTGGAAAAAATGAAAGAGATAATTTATATATAGCACATAAAATTTGTGATATTTTAGATGAAATTAAGCCGAAAGATGAATCTTATAAAGAGCAAATTAGTTTTGTAAAAGATAGGCCAGGTCATGATTTTAGATATGCAATTGATGCTACTAAATTAGAAAATGAATTGGGTTGGCAAGCTGATGAAAGTTTTGAAACAGGTATTTTAAAAACCATTGAGTGGTATTTAAAAAAATATAATTAATATGAAAGGAATAGTTTTAGCAGGAGGTTCTGGTACAAGATTGCATCCACTTACATTAGCTGTAAGTAAGCAGTTAATGCCAGTGTATGATAAACCAATGATTTATTATCCTATTTCAACCTTAATTTCTGCAGGAATTAGAGAAATATTAATTATTTCTACTCCGCAAGACTTACCATTATTTAAAAAATTATTAGGTAACGGAAATCAAATTGGTTGCGGTTTTGAGTATGAAGTTCAAGAAAATCCTAATGGTTTAGCAGAAGCATTTATTATTGGAGAAAAATTTATAGGTAAAGACAAAGTTGCTTTAATTTTAGGAGATAATATTTTCTATGGATCTGGTTTATCTAACTTGTTAAAAGCAAACAATAACCCTAATGGCGGAATTGTATATGCATATCATGTAAATGACCCAGAAAGATATGGTGTTGTAGAGTTTGATAAAAATTTAAAAGCAATTTCTATTGAAGAAAAACCAGAAGTGCCTAAATCTAATTATGCCGTACCTGGAATATATTTTTATGATAATGAAGTCGTAGAAATTGCCAAAAACATTAAACCTAGTAAAAGAGGAGAATTAGAAATAACTGAAGTAAATAACATGTATCTTCAAAAAGGAAAACTTTCTGTAGAAATTCTAGATAGAGGAACGGCTTGGTTAGACACCGGTACATTTAATTCTTTAATGCAAGCAGGTCAATTTGTACAAGTAATTGAAGAAAGACAAGGTTTAAAAATAGGTTCTATAGAAGAAGCTGCTTTTAGAGCCGGTTTTATAAATAAAGAACAACTCTTAGCAATATCAAAACCATTATTAAAAAGTGGTTATTCTAACAATTTATTAAAAGTATAATGAAAGTAACTGAAACTTATTTAAAGGGTTGTTTCGTTTTAGAACCTCAAGTTTTTGGAGACGAAAGAGGAAGTTTTTTATTAGAATTTAATAAAAAAGAGTTTGCAGAAAAAACTGGTTTTAAAGGTGATTTTGTTTTAGGGAATCAATCTACTTCTCAATACGGTGTTATTAGAGGTTTGCATCTACAAAAAGGAGAATTTGCACAGACTAAGTTAGTAAGGGTTGTTAAAGGTAGAATTTTGGATGTAGCTGTAGATGTCAGAAAAAATTCAGAAACCTATGGTAAAGTATTTTCAGTAGAACTGTCAGGAGAAAATAATAAACAATTATTAGTTCCTAGAGGGTTTTTACATGGTTTTTCGGTATTAGAAGACGATACAATTGTGTCTTATAAATGCGATAACTATTACGAACCTGATGCAGAAGATGGAGTGCTTTATAATGATAAAGATTTGAATATAGATTGGAAGATTCCGTTTAATAAAATTATTCTTTCTGAAAAAGATTTAAAGTTGAAGTTTTTTTATGATTTTTAAACTATGAAAATTAAGGAAAAGCAAAATACTTCTTTTGATAAGAATTTATTAGAATTAATAAAAAAAGGTGGTGTAAACTTTATATTTTATGGTTTAAATCTTGCGATTGTTTATTTGATAGGAATTTTTATAACTAAATATTATGGTTCTGCAACTTATGGAAGGTATTCTATAATTAAGGCGTTAATTTTAGTTATTATTATTTTTAATACACTTGGTTTAAACACATACGCAATTAAATTGTCTTCAAACAAAAATCACTATGAGAATGGATTCTTTAAAAGTAATTTTATATCGAAATCTTATAAGATTATTTTTATTGTTTCGTTAATATTTACTTTTATTATATATTTTTTTAAAAAAAATATAGCTATTCAGATTTTTGGTGATAAAAACTTAGAAATTTATTTGCAGTATTTTCCTTTGATTTTAATTCTATCAGTTTTTTTAAACTATAACAGTAATGTCTTAAAAGGTCAAGGTAAGGTTTTATCCTTTTCATTTGTGAGTTCATTTTGCAATAATTTTATTTTTGTAGGTCTAATTTTATTGATTTTTAATTATTATTCTTCTAAAGAAATATACCTCATTTTAAGTCTTTTGTTTAGTTTTTTTATAGCCTTAATTATATCAATAACTAAAATATTTCCTCTGAAATTTCAGAAAGAAGTTAAAAGTATAAGAACAAAAAATATTCTAAAGGAAAGTTTTCCGATGATGTTAAGTTCTTCAATGATTTTTATTATTTTTTCTCTTGATACATTAATGTTAGGTTTTTTTGATACTAGCGAGAATGTGGGGGTTTATCGGATTGTAACCCAGGTTTCTAGTTTAAATGCAGTCTTTCTAATTATTTTAAATTCTATTGTAGGTCCTAAAATATCAAACTTTTATTCTGATTCTAATTATGATGAGATTAGAAAAGTTGTTATTAATGCTTCAAAAATTATTTTATTTATAACAATACCAGTATTAATATTTATTTTGTTTTTTTCCACAGAAATTCTACTTTTTTTTGGTGAAGAATATTTGAAGGCAAGAAATTCAATTATAATTTTATCTATATGTCAATTTTTTTATGCGATATCTGGATTTGTAGATTTAATATTAAATATGACAGGAAAGCAAAAGGTTTTTAGTAAAATAACAATGTTTTCTGGTCTGGTAAATATAATTCTTAATCTCATTCTTATTCCAATTTATAGTATTGATGGTGCTTCTATAGCGACAGGTTTTTCAATTTTAATAACTAATATTCTGGGTGTTATATATGTAAAAAGAAAATATAATTTTTTACCTATTTATTTACCTTTTATAAATAAAACAATAAATGAAAATTAGTATTGGAGAAGCTAAAAATATCAAAAATATAATATTTGTTGTTTTTGTAGTCTTTTGTATACAATTTACAGAACTAAAATTAGATGTAATAAAATTATCTGAACTACTACTGTTAATCTTAACTCCATTTCTTTATTTAAGAAAAACCATTAATAAATACAGTTTGTTGTTTTTAGGTTTATTTATTTTTTGGTTGGTTGCGACATTAATTCTTAATAATTTTAGAGATTTTTACTTATTGGAAAACGTTTCTATTTTAAAAAGACCTTATTTTATAACTATTGGTAGGTTTTTAGAATTATTATCTTGTGTAAATTTAGCTACACTTGTTTATCTATTTTTCAAAAATAAAAAGAGAGAAACAGCTTTAATTTATATTAAATATATTTTTAGATTTTGCTTGATTTTTACTATATACAATGTAATAACTTTTGGATTATTAAAGTTTAATATAATTGAAGAGAGTGTTTTATTATATTATGATCACGGTATTAGATTGAATGGTGGTTATGTAGAAGGGGGGCCTTATGGTTTAATGCTTAGTTTTACATTTATATTAACATTTCTGTTTAAAAGTAAATGGCATTTTATTAACAGAATGTTTCTAATATTGGTAATATTTTTTTTAGCAAGGTCTAAAGCAGGTTTGGTTTTAATTATAAGCTGGTATATTCTATTTTATTATAAGAGAATGTATGCAAAGCTAAAAGAATTAAATATTGTAATTATATTAATTGGAGGCTTATTAATATCAATAGTTATTGCTAAATTAGGAAAAGATTATATTGATGATATTGTAAATGTTAGGAGAGAAATGAAAGAGAGGTCAAGAGATGTAAATCTTGTAATGGGAAGAATTGCCGGATTATTTATATTTCCAAAGATGGTTGTAGAAAATCCTATACTTGGTATAGGCTTGGGTAACTATCCAATTATTAGAAACAATCCTAAATACTTGGGTTTTGTACCTAAAAGTCCAAAAGGTAAAACGGATGCTCATGGTTATGGTGGTTTAGTACAGTTGTTGGTCGACGGAGGAATTGTAATGTTGTTTCTATTTTTATGGATAATCTATAGTTTATTTAAAAACCTTAGAAACAATCAAAGAGAACTAGAAAATTATTTAATAATATTTTTATTATTTTTTGTTTTTGGAGTTCAGATATACTTTCTTTACCCTTGGATTTTAATGGGTTTGTTAATGTCTATTGCTAATAAAAAAAATGAAGAAAAAAAAGATAGTTGTAGATGCTAGAATGATTAATGATTCTGGTATAGGAACTTATTTAAAAAATGTTATTCCTTATTTAATACCAAAATATGATTTGGTATTCTTGGGTACTCCAAAAGATTTACATAAATATGAAAATAAATTAAGAAACAATATAGTTGAGTTTACTGCTAACATTTATTCTTTCGCAGAACAAATTTATTTGCCTCTTATTATTCCTAAGTGTGATATCTTTTGGTCTCCACATATCAATGTGCCTTTATTTCCTATAAGAGCTAAAAAGCAAGTAACAACAATTCATGATATTAATCTCTTAGCCTTTAATAATAATTTTAGTATACTTAAAAAGATGTATGCTAAACTATTGTATAAAAATGCAGTAAAAAAAAGCCATCAAATAATTACTGTTTCTAATTTTTCAAAAAGTGAAATATTAAAATATTTAAAGGTGGATGAGGAAAGAATTAATGTAATTTATGGTGGCGTAAATAAACTTTTCTTTAAAAAAAGCACTTTAAATTTCGAATTGCCAAAAAACTATCTATTATATGTGGGTAATGTAAAACCACATAAAAACTTAATTTCGTTACTAAAATCTTATAATAAATTACCTTTAAATATAAAAAAAGTATTTAGTTTGGTCGTTATTGGGAAGAAAGAAGGTTTTATAACTCCTGATAAAAAAGTCTTCAACTTTATTAATAAAAATAACCTAATTAATAATGTTATATTTACAGGTTATGTAGAAGATCAATATTTACCGGATATTTATCAAAAAGCCAAAATGTTTATTTTTCCATCTTTGTATGAAGGTTTTGGTTTACCTATTTTAGAGGCTATGGCTTCAAAAACTTTAGTTTTATCCTCTAATTTAACGAGTTTACCAGAGGTGTCTTTAGACAATGCTTTATATTTTAACCCTTTAGATACAGAAGAATTAAAAGATTTAATTGTAAAAGAAATATATAGTGATAATAGTATTAAGATTGAATTAGCTTACAATCATTCTAAAAAATTTACATGGCAAAAATCTGCGGAAGAACACATAAATATTTTTGAAAAAGTAATTTAATTATATGAAGACTTTTAGTTTAAAAAAAAATTCATTTTATATTTTAGTATTGATTTCTATGTTCCCTTTGCTCCCTAAGGCGGTAGAAAGTATATTAATGATATTATTTTTTTTAGTTTCGTTAATTATTTTTTTTAAAAACAAAAAACACTGTTGTAAATCAAATGTATTTCAGGTGTTTAATTTGTCGTCTCTGTTCGTAATTTATCTCATATCTACATTGTACAGTGAAAATTTATCTGAAGCTTTTAATTTTATCCTCAGAGTAACTCCTATTTTTTTATTCGCATTAACTTTAGGAATTTTAAATCCAATCATTACAAAGAAAAAAAAGAAATTTTTATTAAACACGTATTTTTTTTCAGTTTTTACAGCTCTTTTGATAGTTCATACGCATTTAATTTTTAATGTTTCAGGAGAAATAACTTCGTGGGAATATAGAAATGCTTTTGAAGAATATACAAAAGTGCATGGTACCTACTTTTCTTTATGGACAGGTTTTGCAGTATTAATAATACTTAATAAAGTATGTAACCTAAAATTTAATAAAAAAAACTTTATAATAATCTCACTATATTTAATAGTATTATCTTACTGTATTTATTGGCAATTTATAATTGCTGCGAGATTACCTTTATTTGTAACATTGCTTTTATCTTTTGTATTACTATTGAAACAATTAGAAAAGAGAATAGCTATCTATATTTTTTTTATGGCAATTACCCTAGCGTTAGTAATTGGTTTTGTCAATTTAAATACCATAAAAAATAAAATAGACTTTAAAATACCTCAAGGAAAATATGAATTGAAGCATAATGTAATGTCGAGTGAAGATATTAGAGCTGGTATATATTTTTGTTCCTATAAAATAATTAAACAATCAGTATTATATGGAATTGGCATAGGAGATGTTAATGACAATTTAAATAAATGTTATGAGAGTGAAATTGATAGTGATGTTTATCAAATTTTTCATTATAATTCACACAATCAGTACTTACAGATAATTTTAGCAAGTGGTCTCTTAGGGCTATTATTTTTTTTATACAATCTATTAATTTTGTTAAAATTGTCAATTAGAAATAAAGATAATTTGTTTTTTGCATTAAATATGTTTTTAATAATATGTTTTTTTACAGAAAATATTTTGAGTAGGCATGATGGCGTTATATTTTATAGTTTTTTTACTGCTATATTTTATTTTAATAAAGAGGTTTGATGAAAGTAGCTATTGTACATTATTGGTTTATAACTAGAAGAGGGGGAGAGAAAGTTGTTGAATCTTTGTTAAAGCTATATCCTGATGCAGATATTTATACACTTTTTTATGATAAAAATAAATATGGAGATTACTTAAAAAATCATAAAGTTTATACATCTAAACTAAATTTTCCTTTATTAAGAAAACATTATCAAAAATTATTTCCTCTTTATCCATTTGCTGTGAAATCTTTAAAATTGAAGCAGGATTATGATCTAATTATTTCATCAGAATCTGGGCCAGCAAAAGGCATCTCAATTAAAAATAAAACTAATCATATTTGTTATATTCACAGTCCAATGCGATACTGTTGGGGCTTTACAAATGAATACCTGGCAGCTATAAACCCTGTCTTGAGACCTTTAGCAAAATTCTTTTTTAGAAAACTTAAGAATTGGGATATAAAAACAGTGAATAATGTTGATTTATACATAGCGAATTCTAATAATGTAGCAGATAGAGTAAAAAAATATTATGGTAAAGTGGCAGAGGTTGTTTATCCACCAATTGAAACTAAATTATTTGAAAAATCATTAATTCAAGATGTTGAAAAAACTCATTATTTAAGTTTTGGTGCTTTAACACCTTATAAAAAAATAGATTTATTAGTAGATACTTTTAATATTAGCGGAGATAAATTAATTATTATAGGTAATGGTTCTGAAAAAGAAAACTTAGTAAAAAAAGCTAAACCTAATATAGAGTTTAAAGGGTTTTTAGAGGATGATAAACTAGAAAAATATATATCGACTTCCAAAGCATTACTTTTTCCTGGTGAAGAGGATTTTGGTATGATACCATTAGAAGTTATGTCTTACGGTATACCAGTTATTGCTTTAAAAAAAGGTGGTGCCTTAGAAACTGTTATAGAAAATAAAGAAGATTACTCTCAATCATCCGGTGTATTCTTTGAAGAACAATCAATAACTTCATTGCAAGAAGCTATTTTAAATTTTAAAAGCGTACAGTATGAATTTGACCCTTTATGGATTAGGAAGCATGCAGAGGGTTTTGAAGAGAGTAGGTTTTTGTATAATTTTAAGAATACAATAAAAAAATAAAGAATGAAAAAGAGATTTTCATATTTAATAAGACCTTTGCAAGTTTTAATAGATGTCATAATTATTAATTTAATTGTATATCTAATTTATGATAAAGAGTTTCTAAATTTTTCTTTCTTATCTTATATAACCCTGTTTTGGTTAGCATCTAGTTATTCTTTTGGTTTTTATAAGGTTTACCGTTATACAAGTTACTTACGTGTAATTACACTTTTGGGTAAACAAATTTTATTTTTTGCATTAGGTTATTTTGCTTATTTCGGTATATTTAGAGAAGGAGATGTTGTTAATAATCAGTTTGTAATTTTAATGTCAATAATGATAGCTATATCAATCATAAAAATTTTATGGTCGTTTGCACTTAAAAAATACAGATCTTTAGGTAATAATTTTAGAACGACAGTTGTATTAGGTTTCGATGAATCTTCAAAAAATATTATTAAGTTATTTAAAAGTAAAGCGAATTTAGGGTACAAATTCTTAGGATTCTTTTCCGATAAAAATTATAAGAATAGTGAATACTTGGGGAAATTAGAATCTGTTTATGACTTTACCAAAAAAAATATGGTAGATGAAATTTACTGTTCACTTTCTTCATTAACCGATAGTCAAATAAAAGAAGTAAATAAGTTTGCTTTAGAGAAAGAAATTGATTTAAAATTAATTCCTAATGCTACAGAATTGTATAGTAAAAATCAAACGATACATTACTATGACGATGATTTGATGGTTTTAAATGTTAATAAATTACCATTTGAGTTTACGGGTAACTTCTATATTAAAAGGGTGTTTGATATTGTGTTCTCTTTTTTTGTTTGTGTAACTGTTTTATCTTGGTTAATACCTATTTTATGGATTTTAGTAAAGTTAGAATCTAAAGGTCCTTTAATTTTTAAACAAGGTAGAGAAGGTATAAATGGAGAAGAATTTATTTGTTATAAATTTAGATCTATGAAACTTAATAAGATTGCAGATAAAGTACACGCTACAAAAGGAGACGCAAGAGTTACAAAAATTGGTGCCTTTCTAAGAAAAACTAGTTTAGATGAATTGCCTCAATTTATCAATGTTCTTTTTGGTGATATGAGCGTTGTTGGCCCACGACCGCACTTAGAAAGTTTGTCATTAGAATATCAAAAAGAGGTAGACGATTACTTAAAAAGACATATTGTAAAACCTGGTATTACAGGTTTAGCGCAAATAAGTGGTTATAGAGGTGAAATTAAGAAAAAGTCTGATATTAAAAATAGAGTGCGTTTAGATATTTTTTATATCGAAAATTGGTCTTTCTTTTTAGATATAAAGATTATAATACAAACTGTTTTAAATGTATTTAAAGGAGAAGAGAAAGCATATTAATGAAACCAAGATTCAAAATAACCGCTACTATTGTACTTTATAAAGACAATTTGAATATTTTAGAGCAAACAATTAAAAGTTTTTTAGAGACTAATGTTTCTAAAAAACTTTTTTTAGTAGATAACAATTCTACAGATACTTTAAAATCTAAATTTAACCATGCAGATATAGAATACATTTTTGTAGGTAAAAATATTGGTTTTGGTAAGGCTCATAATTTGGTTTTAGATAAAGTTGCCTCAGATTTTCATTTAATTTTAAATCCAGATATTCAGTTTTCTAGATTGGTTTTACCAAACTTAATTAATGTTTTAGATCATCAAAAAGATGTTTCATTTATAAGTCCTAGAGTGGTGTACCCAAATAAAGAAAATCAATTTATTTGCAGAAAAAACCCAACGCCTTTCGATTTAATTAATAGAAGATTAAATCTCTCTAAACAAAAGATTTTCGAAAACGAATATAGAAGTAAAAGTTTGTTAGAACCTTTTTTTCCTGAATTTATACACGGCTGTTTCATGCTTTTTAAAACAAAGGAATTTGTAAATTTAAATGGTTTTGATGAGCGTTATTTCTTGTATATGGAAGATGCAGATATTTGCAGAAAAGTATATCAATCTGGTAAGAAAATATATTATTATCCAAAAGAAATTATAAAGCACACGCACCAAAAAGGTTCTTCAAAAAAGGCGAAACTATTTTTTTATCATCTTTCTTCTGCAATAAAGTATTTTTTAAAGTGGGGAATTTAGTTTCGTCAAGAAATTAAAATATATTTGCAATAACAACAACACAACAAACAATGAATATTCTTATTTTAGGTTCTGGAGGAAGAGAACACGCTTTTGCATTAAAATTATCTGAAAGCAAAAAAATTAATCAACTTTTTGTAGCACCAGGTAATGCTGGTACAGATAAAATTGCGACCAATTTAAATATTGGAGTTTCAGATTTTGAAGCTATTAAAACTGCAGTTTTAGAAAATAATGTAGAAATGGTAGTTG from Polaribacter marinaquae encodes the following:
- the rfbB gene encoding dTDP-glucose 4,6-dehydratase, which codes for MKSILVTGGAGFIGSNFIPYYLEKNSDCKIINLDVLSYAGDLENLKEVENHKNYTFIKGDICDRDLLNKLFDTYNFTEVIHFAAESHVDNSIKNPDAFVRTNVFGTFNLLDVAKNYWMTSPNKYREEFKHARFHHISTDEVYGTLGKEGLFTEETSYAPNSPYSASKASSDFMVRSYFHTYGLNVVTTNCSNNYGPKQHNEKLIPTIIRKAISGENIPIYGDGKNIRDWLYVLDHCKGIDLVLENGRAGETYNIGGKNERDNLYIAHKICDILDEIKPKDESYKEQISFVKDRPGHDFRYAIDATKLENELGWQADESFETGILKTIEWYLKKYN
- the rfbA gene encoding glucose-1-phosphate thymidylyltransferase RfbA, which translates into the protein MKGIVLAGGSGTRLHPLTLAVSKQLMPVYDKPMIYYPISTLISAGIREILIISTPQDLPLFKKLLGNGNQIGCGFEYEVQENPNGLAEAFIIGEKFIGKDKVALILGDNIFYGSGLSNLLKANNNPNGGIVYAYHVNDPERYGVVEFDKNLKAISIEEKPEVPKSNYAVPGIYFYDNEVVEIAKNIKPSKRGELEITEVNNMYLQKGKLSVEILDRGTAWLDTGTFNSLMQAGQFVQVIEERQGLKIGSIEEAAFRAGFINKEQLLAISKPLLKSGYSNNLLKV
- the rfbC gene encoding dTDP-4-dehydrorhamnose 3,5-epimerase, which codes for MKVTETYLKGCFVLEPQVFGDERGSFLLEFNKKEFAEKTGFKGDFVLGNQSTSQYGVIRGLHLQKGEFAQTKLVRVVKGRILDVAVDVRKNSETYGKVFSVELSGENNKQLLVPRGFLHGFSVLEDDTIVSYKCDNYYEPDAEDGVLYNDKDLNIDWKIPFNKIILSEKDLKLKFFYDF
- a CDS encoding oligosaccharide flippase family protein; the encoded protein is MKIKEKQNTSFDKNLLELIKKGGVNFIFYGLNLAIVYLIGIFITKYYGSATYGRYSIIKALILVIIIFNTLGLNTYAIKLSSNKNHYENGFFKSNFISKSYKIIFIVSLIFTFIIYFFKKNIAIQIFGDKNLEIYLQYFPLILILSVFLNYNSNVLKGQGKVLSFSFVSSFCNNFIFVGLILLIFNYYSSKEIYLILSLLFSFFIALIISITKIFPLKFQKEVKSIRTKNILKESFPMMLSSSMIFIIFSLDTLMLGFFDTSENVGVYRIVTQVSSLNAVFLIILNSIVGPKISNFYSDSNYDEIRKVVINASKIILFITIPVLIFILFFSTEILLFFGEEYLKARNSIIILSICQFFYAISGFVDLILNMTGKQKVFSKITMFSGLVNIILNLILIPIYSIDGASIATGFSILITNILGVIYVKRKYNFLPIYLPFINKTINEN
- a CDS encoding O-antigen ligase family protein codes for the protein MKISIGEAKNIKNIIFVVFVVFCIQFTELKLDVIKLSELLLLILTPFLYLRKTINKYSLLFLGLFIFWLVATLILNNFRDFYLLENVSILKRPYFITIGRFLELLSCVNLATLVYLFFKNKKRETALIYIKYIFRFCLIFTIYNVITFGLLKFNIIEESVLLYYDHGIRLNGGYVEGGPYGLMLSFTFILTFLFKSKWHFINRMFLILVIFFLARSKAGLVLIISWYILFYYKRMYAKLKELNIVIILIGGLLISIVIAKLGKDYIDDIVNVRREMKERSRDVNLVMGRIAGLFIFPKMVVENPILGIGLGNYPIIRNNPKYLGFVPKSPKGKTDAHGYGGLVQLLVDGGIVMLFLFLWIIYSLFKNLRNNQRELENYLIIFLLFFVFGVQIYFLYPWILMGLLMSIANKKNEEKKDSCRC
- a CDS encoding glycosyltransferase family 4 protein, with the protein product MKKKKIVVDARMINDSGIGTYLKNVIPYLIPKYDLVFLGTPKDLHKYENKLRNNIVEFTANIYSFAEQIYLPLIIPKCDIFWSPHINVPLFPIRAKKQVTTIHDINLLAFNNNFSILKKMYAKLLYKNAVKKSHQIITVSNFSKSEILKYLKVDEERINVIYGGVNKLFFKKSTLNFELPKNYLLYVGNVKPHKNLISLLKSYNKLPLNIKKVFSLVVIGKKEGFITPDKKVFNFINKNNLINNVIFTGYVEDQYLPDIYQKAKMFIFPSLYEGFGLPILEAMASKTLVLSSNLTSLPEVSLDNALYFNPLDTEELKDLIVKEIYSDNSIKIELAYNHSKKFTWQKSAEEHINIFEKVI
- a CDS encoding O-antigen ligase family protein; amino-acid sequence: MKTFSLKKNSFYILVLISMFPLLPKAVESILMILFFLVSLIIFFKNKKHCCKSNVFQVFNLSSLFVIYLISTLYSENLSEAFNFILRVTPIFLFALTLGILNPIITKKKKKFLLNTYFFSVFTALLIVHTHLIFNVSGEITSWEYRNAFEEYTKVHGTYFSLWTGFAVLIILNKVCNLKFNKKNFIIISLYLIVLSYCIYWQFIIAARLPLFVTLLLSFVLLLKQLEKRIAIYIFFMAITLALVIGFVNLNTIKNKIDFKIPQGKYELKHNVMSSEDIRAGIYFCSYKIIKQSVLYGIGIGDVNDNLNKCYESEIDSDVYQIFHYNSHNQYLQIILASGLLGLLFFLYNLLILLKLSIRNKDNLFFALNMFLIICFFTENILSRHDGVIFYSFFTAIFYFNKEV
- a CDS encoding glycosyltransferase, giving the protein MKVAIVHYWFITRRGGEKVVESLLKLYPDADIYTLFYDKNKYGDYLKNHKVYTSKLNFPLLRKHYQKLFPLYPFAVKSLKLKQDYDLIISSESGPAKGISIKNKTNHICYIHSPMRYCWGFTNEYLAAINPVLRPLAKFFFRKLKNWDIKTVNNVDLYIANSNNVADRVKKYYGKVAEVVYPPIETKLFEKSLIQDVEKTHYLSFGALTPYKKIDLLVDTFNISGDKLIIIGNGSEKENLVKKAKPNIEFKGFLEDDKLEKYISTSKALLFPGEEDFGMIPLEVMSYGIPVIALKKGGALETVIENKEDYSQSSGVFFEEQSITSLQEAILNFKSVQYEFDPLWIRKHAEGFEESRFLYNFKNTIKK
- a CDS encoding exopolysaccharide biosynthesis polyprenyl glycosylphosphotransferase, with protein sequence MKKRFSYLIRPLQVLIDVIIINLIVYLIYDKEFLNFSFLSYITLFWLASSYSFGFYKVYRYTSYLRVITLLGKQILFFALGYFAYFGIFREGDVVNNQFVILMSIMIAISIIKILWSFALKKYRSLGNNFRTTVVLGFDESSKNIIKLFKSKANLGYKFLGFFSDKNYKNSEYLGKLESVYDFTKKNMVDEIYCSLSSLTDSQIKEVNKFALEKEIDLKLIPNATELYSKNQTIHYYDDDLMVLNVNKLPFEFTGNFYIKRVFDIVFSFFVCVTVLSWLIPILWILVKLESKGPLIFKQGREGINGEEFICYKFRSMKLNKIADKVHATKGDARVTKIGAFLRKTSLDELPQFINVLFGDMSVVGPRPHLESLSLEYQKEVDDYLKRHIVKPGITGLAQISGYRGEIKKKSDIKNRVRLDIFYIENWSFFLDIKIIIQTVLNVFKGEEKAY
- a CDS encoding glycosyltransferase family 2 protein; protein product: MKPRFKITATIVLYKDNLNILEQTIKSFLETNVSKKLFLVDNNSTDTLKSKFNHADIEYIFVGKNIGFGKAHNLVLDKVASDFHLILNPDIQFSRLVLPNLINVLDHQKDVSFISPRVVYPNKENQFICRKNPTPFDLINRRLNLSKQKIFENEYRSKSLLEPFFPEFIHGCFMLFKTKEFVNLNGFDERYFLYMEDADICRKVYQSGKKIYYYPKEIIKHTHQKGSSKKAKLFFYHLSSAIKYFLKWGI